GATTTTGTGATTCACAAGCTTAGAAATAATTTGTAAAGACACAAGAAGTGATACTCGGTTTTCCAAAAGAACCCCCAGATTCCGAGTAAACCTCGCAATGATTACTTTTCTTATGATACTTCCCAAAAGTGGAACTTTTAGCAAAAAAGTTTCTGTTTTTTCTCTTCCTTTTTCCGTTCGATACCATCGGAAAAAACCAAAAACCACCAAACCCAAAAAAAGAAAAACAAATAAGATCCTATAAGAAAAAAACAGATTCGAAACACCAATCACTATTTTCGTAATCAGAGGGAGTTCCATATTCAATTGAACGAACATTTCTTGGATTTGCGGTATCACAACAGACAAAAGAAAAATCATAATCCCCCCCAAAAACAAAAGCATAATCAACGGATAGAACATAGCCGTAGTTACTTTGTTTCTGAGCTTCAGGGAGGCTTCTTCGAGGTCAGCAAGTCGCAGTAATGATTTTTCGTAATTACCCGTTTGTTCTCCTACTTGGATCAAGTTGGGATAGATCTCAGGAAAAATCTGGTTGTGTTTCGAAATTGCCTTGGACAACGAATCTCCTTCTAAGATATCGGTTTTAATTTGTATGATGGCTTTTTTTAGATAAATATTTTCCGTTTGTTCGATGATGTTTGTTAATGACTTATCCAAAGGGATACCCGCATCCAAAAGCGTTCCCAACTCCCTTGCAAAAATAGCAACATCCTTTCGGGGAACTCGGTAGAGTATCTTTGCCAAGAAAGGAAATAATTCCCTTTCTCTTTTTTCTATGTCTTCATTTAGGGTTTTTACGTATAAGTTTTGGTTTCGAAGTAGTTTTCTTGCATGAGCAACATTTTGAGCGTCTAAAATACCTTTTACTTGCTTTCCTTTTTTGTCAATGGCTGTGTATTTGTAAACGGGCATTAGCAGACTCGTAGGACCTCTTCTGGAGTTGTGATACCATCCAAAATTTTTCGCTTTCCATACTCAAAGAGTGTGATCATTCCTTCTTTAAGGGCAACTTCTTTTAGGGTTTCGGCATCATGTCCTTTTAGGATTGCCCTTTGGATTGCCGGTGTGATTTTCATGAATTCATAAATTCCAGTTCGACCGTAGTACCCCGTATGAACGCAATGCTCACAACCTTCCCCACGATAAAGCCTTTTTTGTTTTGTAGGATCTAAACCTAAATCCATCAGCTCTTCTACAGGAGGAGAGTACGAAACCTTACACTTTGGACAAATCACTCGAACGAGTCGTTGGGCTATGACAGCTCGAACACTACTCGTGATCAAATAAGGTTCAATCCCCATATCCACTAATCGTGTGATTGCCGAAGGAGCATCATTTGTGTGTAAAGTTGATAAAACTAAGTGCCCTGTCAATGCAGCTTGTATCGCAATGCGGGCTGTTTCTTGATCCCGGATCTCACCCACCATGATGATATCAGGGTCCTGACGTAGCATGGTGCGAAGAACATTAGCAAAAGTAAGCCCTATCTTCTCATGAACCTGTGTCTGAGAAACTCCCTCTAACTCATATTCAATTGGATCTTCAACAGTCATAATATTGACTGATTCTTTATTGAGTTCTTTCAAAATCGAATATAGCGTTGTGGATTTTCCTGAACCCGTTGGACCGGTTACCAAAACAATTCCATTGGGCTGTGCGATGATCTTTTTGATTTCTCGTAGGATGTCATCATAGAGTCCTAAATTATAAAGATGAAATTCAATATCGCTTTTGTTGAGAAGACGCATCACAATTTTTTCTCCATATTTCGTTGGAAGAGTAGAAACCCGGATATCAATTTCTTTCCCCGTAAGCTTGAGTTTGATTCTTCCGTCTTGTGGTAATCGATTTTCTGCAATGTTCAGATTCGCCATGATCTTGATGCGCGAGACAACTCCAGAGTGGATCACTTTGGGAGGAGTCATTCGTTTGTGTAAAATCCCATCAATCCGAAAACGAACCACAAAGTTTTTTTCAAAAGGCTCAATGTGTATATCCGAAGCTCTTTCTTGAACAGCCTGCGATAAGATTGCATTCACCATTCGAATGATGGGAGCTTCATTGGCTAAATCCAACGTATCTTCCATTTGGGCAAACTCTGAATATTCTTCCTCGAGACCCTCAACAACATCAGAAGCATCCACTTTTTGAAAATGGGTATGAAAAATCCTCAAAACCTCACTTTCTGGTGCCAAAACGAATTCGACTCGGTAATCCTTGAAGTGATTTCTTATATCATCCTGGAAGTGAATGTTTTCTGGGTTTGATATGGCAAACCGAATCAAACGTTTCTTCTCAACATACTCAAAGGGAACAATTTTATACTTTTCGATATAGTTCAATGGTAGTCTTTTGAAGACCTCGGAGTTTTTGAACTCCAACTTAGGGAAAAATTCATAGCCATATTG
The sequence above is a segment of the Leptospiraceae bacterium genome. Coding sequences within it:
- a CDS encoding type II secretion system F family protein: MPVYKYTAIDKKGKQVKGILDAQNVAHARKLLRNQNLYVKTLNEDIEKRERELFPFLAKILYRVPRKDVAIFARELGTLLDAGIPLDKSLTNIIEQTENIYLKKAIIQIKTDILEGDSLSKAISKHNQIFPEIYPNLIQVGEQTGNYEKSLLRLADLEEASLKLRNKVTTAMFYPLIMLLFLGGIMIFLLSVVIPQIQEMFVQLNMELPLITKIVIGVSNLFFSYRILFVFLFLGLVVFGFFRWYRTEKGREKTETFLLKVPLLGSIIRKVIIARFTRNLGVLLENRVSLLVSLQIISKLVNHKIFEKEILNAIEKIKEGAKISEAFSDSKILTFMVKGMISAGESTDTLAHMLLKTAEITEDEIDATIQRFSTLIEPAMIVIMGLLIGVIMSAILLPIYNLTRYIEM
- the gspE gene encoding type II secretion system ATPase GspE — encoded protein: MKRPLGEILLEEGIINQEELNEILKIKEKSQLKIGQILQKKGIATENDILKVIAKQYGYEFFPKLEFKNSEVFKRLPLNYIEKYKIVPFEYVEKKRLIRFAISNPENIHFQDDIRNHFKDYRVEFVLAPESEVLRIFHTHFQKVDASDVVEGLEEEYSEFAQMEDTLDLANEAPIIRMVNAILSQAVQERASDIHIEPFEKNFVVRFRIDGILHKRMTPPKVIHSGVVSRIKIMANLNIAENRLPQDGRIKLKLTGKEIDIRVSTLPTKYGEKIVMRLLNKSDIEFHLYNLGLYDDILREIKKIIAQPNGIVLVTGPTGSGKSTTLYSILKELNKESVNIMTVEDPIEYELEGVSQTQVHEKIGLTFANVLRTMLRQDPDIIMVGEIRDQETARIAIQAALTGHLVLSTLHTNDAPSAITRLVDMGIEPYLITSSVRAVIAQRLVRVICPKCKVSYSPPVEELMDLGLDPTKQKRLYRGEGCEHCVHTGYYGRTGIYEFMKITPAIQRAILKGHDAETLKEVALKEGMITLFEYGKRKILDGITTPEEVLRVC